From the genome of Miscanthus floridulus cultivar M001 chromosome 10, ASM1932011v1, whole genome shotgun sequence, one region includes:
- the LOC136485617 gene encoding probable E3 ubiquitin-protein ligase ARI5 produces the protein MRTGHEYDEDMAGDDDGYGEDDDYTFDDDSCDYDEVETTEVNAADDGEEAEQRYVVLTEDAVRARQEAETAKVAEILSIPRGFAAVLLRHFKWSAGRVQEEWFSDDARVRAAIGMPADDGGVPVPTAVSRAEMSCAICFVYYPAGETRSAGCAHYYCGECWRAYIRAAVDDGARCLALRCPDPSCPAAVVQELVDVAADKADRERYARFALRSFVEEGGSGGAGGGRMRWCPGAGCTRAVEFLGGGTGDAHAADVFCACRHGFCWSCGEEAHRPVSCDTVRAWLDKNASYTETSNWVLANTKHCPRCRLPIEKNQGCMHMTCPPPCGHEFCWVCLDPWDNHTGCAGFPAAADGDGNGRQEERTKRQQSRSQAAMDMDRYVYHYERWAANYSSLENVFKDMAQLESAEIERIAAVVGQPAASFAFLSKAYEQIAHGRRVLKWAHAYGYYLDPVRDAAKRGLFEDLLDQANSQLERLHAAAELERRELFCSDAEPAVVRDLLKYYKDKVESYTAATRTFLRNLVTAFETTDLPEFKSLK, from the coding sequence ATGCGGACGGGGCACGAGTACGACGAAGACATGGCCGGCGACGATGACGGCTACGGCGAGGACGACGACTACACGTTCGACGACGACAGCTGCGACTACGACGAGGTAGAAACCACGGAAGTGAATGCCGCCGACGACGGCGAGGAGGCGGAGCAGAGGTACGTCGTGCTCACCGAGGACGCCGTCCGCGCGCGGCAGGAGGCGGAGACGGCCAAGGTGGCCGAGATCCTGTCCATCCCGCGGGGCTTCGCGGCCGTCCTGCTGCGCCACTTCAAGTGGAGCGCCGGGCGGGTCCAGGAGGAGTGGTTCTCGGACGATGCCCGCGTCCGCGCCGCCATCGGCATGCCGGCGGACGACGGCGGAGTCCCCGTGCCGACGGCGGTGAGCCGGGCCGAGATGTCCTGCGCCATCTGCTTCGTCTACTACCCCGCCGGGGAGACGAGGTCGGCGGGGTGCGCCCACTACTACTGCGGCGAGTGCTGGCGGGCCTACATCCGcgcggcggtggacgacggcgcCCGGTGCCTGGCGCTGCGGTGCCCCGACCCGTCCTgccccgccgccgtcgtccaGGAGCTCGTCGACGTCGCCGCTGACAAGGCCGACAGGGAGCGTTACGCGCGGTTCGCGCTCCGGTCGTTCGTGGAggagggcggcagcggcggcgccggcggtgggCGGATGAGGTGGTGCCCGGGCGCCGGGTGCACGCGCGCCGTGGAGTTCCTCGGCGGCGGCACGGGGGACGCGCACGCGGCGGACGTGTTCTGCGCGTGCAGGCACGGCTTCTGCTGGAGCTGCGGAGAGGAGGCGCACCGGCCGGTGTCGTGCGACACGGTGCGCGCGTGGCTGGACAAGAACGCGTCCTACACGGAGACGTCCAACTGGGTGCTGGCCAACACCAAGCACTGCCCCAGGTGCCGGCTGCCCATCGAGAAGAACCAGGGGTGCATGCACATGACGTGCCCGCCGCCGTGCGGACACGAGTTCTGCTGGGTCTGCCTCGACCCCTGGGACAACCACACCGGCTGCGCAGgcttccccgccgccgccgacggcgaTGGCAATGGCAGGCAGGAGGAACGGACGAAGCGGCAGCAGAGCCGGAGCCAGGCGGCCATGGACATGGACAGGTACGTGTACCACTACGAGCGGTGGGCGGCCAACTACTCGTCGCTGGAGAACGTGTTCAAGGACATGGCCCAGCTGGAGAGCGCCGAGATCGAGAGGATCGCGGCCGTGGTGGGGCAGCCGGCGGCGAGCTTCGCGTTCCTGAGCAAGGCGTACGAGCAGATCGCCCACGGCCGGCGGGTGCTCAAGTGGGCGCACGCGTACGGCTACTACCTGGACCCGGTGCGCGACGCCGCCAAGCGCGGCCTGTTCGAGGACCTGCTCGACCAGGCCAACTCGCAGCTGGAGCGCCtgcacgccgccgccgagctggAGAGGAGGGAGCTCTTCTGCTCCGACGCCGAGCCCGCCGTTGTCAGAGACCTGCTCAAGTACTACAAGGACAAGGTCGAGAGCTACACGGCGGCGACGCGGACCTTCTTGAGGAACCTCGTCACGGCGTTCGAGACCACGGACCTGCCGGAGTTCAAGTCTCTGAAGTAG